One window from the genome of Variovorax sp. PAMC26660 encodes:
- a CDS encoding ABC transporter substrate-binding protein codes for MSLFNRHRFLRHVVALSAALLAAPIVAFAAPATGEPVWFGVSGPLTGQNAQYGAQWKAGFDLALEHINAQGGIHGRPLAYNFEDSQSDPRQSVAIAQKLVNDKRVLIELGDFSSPASMAASPIYQRAGLVQLGFTNSHPDFTKGGDYIWSPSISQADAQPLLAELAVKTLGFKRIAVLYLNTDWGRTSKDVLVKAAQERGAQLAIAEGYQPDEKDFRSTLVRVRDANPDGLVLISYYPDGALIAGQVRSVGLKQPIAAVGSVYSPKFIELGGAAVNGIYTNTAFYPEEPRAEVQDFVKSFRAKYSKEPDAFNAYAYDAVVYAAAALRQAGPKADRKAVRDAFYKIKDIPSVIFGKASFDAQTRRVVGVKSVNLVVKDGKWAQVDEKAAVASSK; via the coding sequence ATGTCGCTGTTCAATCGCCATCGCTTCCTGCGCCATGTGGTCGCACTTTCCGCCGCTCTGCTGGCCGCACCCATCGTGGCTTTTGCAGCGCCCGCCACCGGCGAGCCCGTGTGGTTCGGCGTGAGCGGGCCGCTCACCGGACAGAACGCGCAGTACGGCGCGCAATGGAAGGCCGGCTTCGACCTCGCGCTCGAACACATCAATGCGCAAGGCGGCATCCACGGCCGCCCGCTGGCCTACAACTTCGAAGACAGCCAGAGCGATCCGCGCCAGTCGGTGGCCATTGCGCAGAAGCTGGTGAACGACAAGCGCGTGCTGATCGAGCTGGGCGACTTCTCGAGCCCCGCATCGATGGCCGCGTCGCCCATCTACCAGCGCGCGGGCCTCGTGCAATTGGGCTTTACCAACTCGCATCCTGACTTCACCAAAGGCGGCGACTACATCTGGAGCCCGTCCATCAGCCAGGCCGACGCGCAGCCGCTGTTGGCCGAGCTCGCGGTGAAGACGCTGGGCTTCAAGCGCATCGCGGTGCTGTACCTCAACACCGACTGGGGCCGCACCAGCAAGGACGTGCTAGTGAAGGCCGCGCAGGAGCGCGGCGCGCAGCTCGCCATCGCCGAGGGCTACCAGCCCGACGAGAAAGACTTCCGCTCGACGCTGGTGCGCGTGCGCGATGCCAACCCCGACGGGCTGGTGCTGATCTCCTACTACCCCGACGGCGCGCTCATCGCCGGCCAGGTGCGCAGCGTGGGGCTCAAGCAGCCGATCGCCGCAGTGGGGTCGGTGTATTCGCCGAAGTTCATCGAGCTTGGCGGCGCGGCGGTCAATGGCATCTACACCAACACCGCCTTCTATCCCGAAGAGCCGCGCGCCGAGGTGCAGGACTTCGTGAAGAGCTTCCGCGCGAAGTACAGCAAGGAGCCGGATGCCTTCAACGCCTACGCCTATGACGCGGTGGTGTACGCGGCTGCCGCGCTGCGCCAGGCCGGCCCCAAGGCCGACCGCAAGGCGGTGCGCGATGCCTTCTACAAGATCAAGGACATCCCCAGCGTGATCTTCGGCAAGGCGAGCTTCGATGCGCAGACGCGCCGCGTGGTCGGCGTGAAGAGCGTGAACCTCGTGGTGAAGGACGGCAAGTGGGCGCAGGTCGACGAGAAGGCGGCTGTTGCCTCGTCGAAATGA
- a CDS encoding ABC transporter permease produces the protein MSFTSFFDYTVNGLIIGNIYALLAVGLALIFGVSHLINFAHGSVYTVGAYIGWASITYLHTPLPVTILLVVLGSGALGMLIERVGLRPLQGAARIAPLLATIGISFVLDILVQLVFSPDPRSLPTQLPDWRLQIGTGTIGALDLLIAGIGIASAAVLFLFLRFTKLGWAVRATAQDRDAAQQMGVDVDRVNQTVFAIAAALGGLSGLLVGMYYNNISPAMSFQATLKGVVATVVGGVGSVPGAIVGSLLLGLIESYGVAILGTPYRNLFAFALLLVILVWKPNGLFGRKRALPPEPLTGTFIAPSKPWHIPRRVLAALFAAAVALPLFDPSPYLLQTLTNAWLYGALALSLTLVAGTIGQISLGHAGLLAIGAYASSLLVLDLHLPVGTGIVLAGVLTSLIGTALIFPAFRLRGHYVSIATLGIGEIVALTILNWESLTRGPIGISGIPPLSLFGRDASSNEAIYWASFGAMVLLALLQWRLLRSHLGRTFRAVREDEVAARAYGVSSDRYKALAFGFGGFAAGVSGAFTAHMYSYINHETFGSQISILALTMVILGGLGNISGALLGAVALVSLPELFRVTAEYRMLIYGIALLLLIRFRPQGLLGTV, from the coding sequence ATGAGCTTCACCTCCTTCTTCGACTACACGGTCAACGGCCTGATCATCGGCAACATCTATGCGTTGCTGGCGGTCGGGCTCGCGCTGATCTTCGGTGTCTCGCACCTGATCAACTTCGCGCACGGCTCGGTCTACACCGTCGGCGCGTACATCGGCTGGGCCAGCATCACCTACCTGCACACGCCGCTGCCCGTGACCATCCTGCTCGTGGTGCTGGGCTCGGGCGCGCTCGGCATGCTGATCGAGCGCGTGGGCCTGAGGCCGCTGCAGGGCGCCGCGCGCATCGCACCGCTGCTGGCCACCATCGGCATCAGCTTCGTGCTCGACATCCTGGTGCAACTGGTCTTCAGCCCCGACCCGCGCTCGCTGCCCACGCAGTTGCCCGACTGGCGCCTGCAGATCGGCACAGGCACCATCGGCGCGCTCGACCTGCTGATCGCGGGCATCGGCATTGCCAGCGCGGCCGTGCTGTTTCTCTTCCTGCGCTTCACGAAGCTGGGCTGGGCCGTGCGCGCCACCGCGCAAGACCGCGACGCGGCGCAGCAGATGGGCGTGGACGTCGACCGCGTCAACCAGACCGTGTTCGCCATTGCCGCCGCGCTGGGTGGCCTCTCGGGCCTGCTGGTGGGCATGTACTACAACAACATCAGCCCCGCGATGAGCTTTCAGGCCACGCTCAAGGGCGTGGTGGCCACGGTGGTCGGCGGCGTGGGCAGTGTGCCGGGCGCCATCGTCGGCAGCCTGCTGCTGGGGCTGATCGAGAGCTATGGCGTGGCCATTCTCGGCACGCCGTACCGCAACCTCTTTGCCTTCGCGCTGCTGCTGGTCATCCTGGTGTGGAAGCCCAACGGCCTGTTCGGCCGCAAGCGCGCGTTGCCGCCCGAGCCGCTGACCGGCACCTTCATCGCGCCGAGCAAGCCGTGGCACATACCGCGCCGCGTGCTCGCCGCGCTGTTCGCGGCGGCGGTGGCCTTGCCGCTCTTCGATCCATCGCCGTACCTGCTGCAGACGCTCACCAACGCATGGCTCTACGGCGCGCTGGCGCTGAGCCTCACGCTGGTGGCCGGCACCATCGGGCAGATCTCGCTCGGTCATGCGGGGCTGCTGGCCATCGGCGCGTATGCCTCGTCGCTGCTGGTGCTCGACCTGCATCTGCCGGTGGGCACGGGCATCGTGCTCGCGGGCGTTCTGACGTCGCTGATCGGCACCGCGCTGATCTTCCCGGCCTTCAGGCTGCGCGGCCACTATGTGTCGATCGCCACGCTCGGCATCGGCGAGATCGTGGCGCTGACCATCCTCAACTGGGAAAGCCTCACGCGCGGGCCGATCGGCATCTCGGGCATTCCGCCGTTGTCGCTGTTCGGGCGTGATGCGTCGTCGAACGAAGCCATCTACTGGGCTTCGTTCGGTGCGATGGTGCTGCTGGCCTTGCTGCAGTGGCGCCTGCTGCGCTCGCACCTGGGCCGCACCTTCCGCGCGGTGCGCGAAGACGAAGTGGCCGCGCGCGCCTACGGCGTGAGCTCCGACCGCTACAAGGCGCTGGCCTTCGGCTTCGGCGGCTTCGCGGCCGGCGTCAGCGGCGCTTTCACCGCGCACATGTACTCGTACATCAACCACGAGACCTTCGGCTCGCAGATATCGATCCTCGCGCTCACGATGGTGATCCTCGGCGGGCTCGGCAACATCAGCGGCGCCTTGCTCGGCGCGGTCGCGCTCGTGAGCCTGCCAGAACTGTTCCGCGTGACGGCCGAGTACCGGATGCTGATCTACGGCATCGCGTTGCTTTTACTGATTCGCTTCCGCCCGCAAGGTCTGCTGGGCACTGTCTGA
- a CDS encoding OsmC family protein, whose product MSHLNDYLAEKRAAVLARNAAVEAGTAQPLQLKASVKAEGRSGVRRLRIRDHQIISDSPPDFAGYNLGPSSPELQLGVLGTCVTHIFLIQAAERQVPLESLEVEVTGIIDPRGGKPGHEHTPIWPHQIGYTVHIDSPASREDIDALFEAVERNCPILNLLRNPQTIRAEVKLINSKAQAANAPSKAGDAIAA is encoded by the coding sequence ATGAGCCACCTGAACGACTACCTCGCCGAAAAACGCGCCGCCGTGCTGGCACGCAATGCCGCTGTCGAAGCCGGCACCGCACAGCCCTTGCAACTCAAGGCCAGCGTGAAGGCCGAAGGCCGCAGCGGTGTGCGCCGCCTGCGCATTCGCGACCACCAGATCATCAGCGACAGCCCGCCCGACTTCGCGGGCTACAACCTCGGCCCGAGTTCGCCCGAGCTGCAGCTCGGCGTGCTCGGCACCTGCGTCACGCACATCTTTCTGATCCAGGCGGCCGAGCGCCAGGTGCCGCTCGAAAGCCTCGAAGTGGAAGTGACCGGCATCATCGATCCGCGCGGCGGCAAGCCGGGGCATGAGCACACGCCCATCTGGCCGCACCAGATCGGCTACACGGTGCACATCGACTCGCCCGCGAGCCGCGAAGACATCGACGCGCTGTTTGAGGCGGTGGAACGCAACTGCCCCATCCTCAACCTGCTGCGCAATCCGCAGACCATCCGCGCCGAGGTGAAGCTCATCAACTCGAAGGCGCAAGCGGCCAACGCGCCGTCGAAAGCGGGCGATGCCATCGCTGCTTGA
- a CDS encoding VOC family protein, with protein MPDQAVAAAVIYAKDVARVGAFYAKVAGLTLSPPEPDHASLASPALQLFIVAMNPGIAAKVQIAQPPVLRENTALKFIFPVASLAGARQQAAENGGALKPAEAEWEFNGHRHCDGHDPEGNVFQLHERAA; from the coding sequence ATGCCAGATCAAGCCGTTGCAGCAGCCGTCATCTATGCCAAGGACGTTGCCCGTGTGGGCGCCTTCTACGCGAAGGTCGCGGGGCTGACGCTCTCGCCACCGGAACCCGACCACGCGAGCCTGGCCTCGCCGGCGCTGCAGCTCTTCATTGTCGCGATGAATCCGGGCATCGCGGCCAAGGTACAGATCGCGCAGCCGCCGGTGCTGCGCGAAAACACCGCGCTGAAATTCATCTTCCCGGTGGCCAGCCTCGCAGGTGCGCGCCAACAGGCGGCCGAGAACGGCGGTGCCCTGAAGCCGGCAGAGGCGGAGTGGGAATTCAACGGCCACCGCCATTGCGATGGGCACGACCCCGAAGGCAATGTGTTCCAGCTGCACGAGCGGGCGGCCTGA
- a CDS encoding TetR/AcrR family transcriptional regulator — MDAKTQKSELTRTAIVGAAMNLALAEGLEAITLQAVASRLGLSKSGVFSRVGSREALQKAVIEEYGRGFLADVFVPAMQKPKGLPRLNDIVARWIARTRDVEMYTGCLYMAGAFEFDDREGELRDVLFDEITRWRAALRRTVLLAVETGELKADTDPAQLVSEMNGVMMTQLHDARFLRDPQAADRATQTWQRLLSSYLA, encoded by the coding sequence ATGGACGCCAAGACCCAAAAAAGCGAACTCACCCGCACCGCCATCGTCGGTGCGGCGATGAACCTTGCGCTGGCCGAAGGGCTGGAGGCGATCACGCTGCAAGCGGTCGCGAGCCGGCTCGGGCTGTCCAAGAGCGGCGTGTTTTCCCGCGTGGGCTCACGCGAGGCGCTGCAGAAGGCTGTCATCGAGGAGTACGGCCGTGGTTTCCTGGCCGATGTGTTCGTGCCCGCCATGCAAAAGCCCAAGGGCCTGCCCCGCCTCAACGACATCGTGGCGCGCTGGATCGCCCGCACGCGAGATGTGGAGATGTACACCGGATGCCTCTACATGGCCGGTGCCTTCGAGTTCGACGACCGCGAAGGCGAGTTGCGCGACGTGCTGTTCGACGAGATCACGCGCTGGCGCGCCGCACTGCGCCGCACAGTGTTGCTCGCGGTGGAAACCGGCGAACTGAAGGCCGACACCGACCCCGCGCAACTGGTCAGCGAAATGAACGGCGTGATGATGACCCAGCTGCACGACGCGCGCTTCCTGCGCGACCCGCAGGCGGCCGACCGCGCCACGCAGACCTGGCAGCGGCTTCTTTCCAGCTACCTCGCCTGA
- a CDS encoding VOC family protein, translated as MPLTLDHIVIAVHDLERSIANYGALGFHVLRGGDHPGRATHNALVVFGDGSYFELIAWRQPSPNERWWQLLQRHGEGIVDFALLPRDTAITVADAKARGLTLEGPLDGGRVRPDGERLRWQTARAPSADLPFLCGDLTPRALRVPEGEARVHANGALGVASLAIAVRDLDATLARYRALLGIVPDDADTHIGEPVAVPGSNLRVAVIALGGSVLVLSSPRENASTAQEGSDTLTQRIAARGEGPYALVLHTDRPQSTGVFDLARTHGALIELDLPPLERHAKHGSAHADQANSVVGG; from the coding sequence ATGCCATTGACACTCGACCACATCGTGATCGCGGTGCACGACCTCGAACGCAGCATCGCCAACTACGGCGCGCTCGGTTTCCACGTGCTGCGCGGTGGCGATCACCCGGGCCGTGCCACGCACAACGCGCTGGTGGTGTTCGGCGACGGCAGCTACTTCGAGCTGATCGCGTGGCGCCAGCCGTCACCCAACGAACGCTGGTGGCAACTGCTGCAGCGGCATGGCGAAGGCATCGTCGACTTTGCGCTGTTGCCGCGCGACACCGCCATCACCGTGGCCGACGCCAAGGCGCGCGGCCTCACGCTCGAAGGCCCGCTCGACGGCGGCCGCGTGCGCCCCGACGGCGAACGCCTGCGCTGGCAGACCGCGCGTGCGCCCTCGGCCGACTTGCCTTTCCTGTGCGGCGACCTCACGCCGCGCGCCTTGCGCGTGCCCGAAGGCGAAGCGCGCGTGCATGCCAACGGCGCGCTCGGCGTGGCCAGCCTGGCGATTGCGGTACGTGACCTCGATGCCACATTGGCGCGCTACCGCGCCTTGCTCGGCATCGTGCCCGACGATGCCGACACCCACATCGGCGAGCCGGTGGCGGTGCCGGGCAGCAACCTGCGCGTGGCGGTCATTGCGCTGGGCGGCAGCGTGCTCGTGCTGTCATCGCCGCGCGAGAACGCATCGACCGCGCAGGAGGGCAGCGACACGCTCACGCAACGGATCGCTGCGCGTGGTGAAGGTCCGTATGCGCTGGTGCTGCACACCGACCGCCCGCAATCGACCGGTGTGTTCGACCTGGCACGCACCCATGGCGCGTTGATCGAACTCGACCTGCCGCCGCTGGAGCGCCATGCGAAGCATGGCAGCGCACATGCAGATCAGGCCAACAGCGTAGTGGGTGGATAG
- a CDS encoding ABC transporter ATP-binding protein, which translates to MPSLLEIRGLTRRFGGLTAVNAVDLQVGEGELLSVIGPNGAGKTTLFNLVTGLDRPDAGQVLFDGQDITGLPAQQLAQRGLARTFQHGRVFANLSVLDNVLVGAHTRLRAVKPRVGGVPGLGALAELALALVQPAAVRREEEALRKDAHEIIALFGERLTPRTDHPAYSLSYANRRRVEIARALALKPRLLLLDEPTAGMNESETAEMLEIIRGLKARGQTILLIEHKLDLVMQLSDRVVVLDDGRKIAEGLPDEVRNDPAVIEAYLGHRHVGEARDVREASEEAVPA; encoded by the coding sequence ATGCCATCGCTGCTTGAGATTCGCGGGCTCACGCGCCGCTTCGGCGGCCTCACCGCAGTGAATGCGGTCGACCTGCAAGTGGGCGAGGGCGAACTGCTCAGCGTGATCGGCCCCAACGGCGCGGGCAAGACCACGCTGTTCAACCTCGTGACCGGCCTCGACCGGCCCGATGCGGGGCAGGTGCTGTTCGACGGGCAAGACATCACCGGCCTGCCGGCGCAACAACTCGCGCAGCGCGGGCTGGCGCGCACTTTCCAGCATGGCCGGGTGTTCGCGAATCTCTCGGTGCTCGACAACGTCTTGGTCGGCGCGCACACGCGGCTGCGCGCCGTGAAACCGCGCGTGGGCGGCGTGCCGGGGCTGGGCGCCCTGGCCGAACTGGCGCTTGCGCTGGTGCAGCCTGCCGCCGTGCGGCGCGAGGAAGAGGCGCTGCGCAAGGACGCGCACGAGATCATCGCGCTCTTCGGCGAGCGGCTCACGCCACGCACCGACCATCCGGCGTACAGCCTCTCGTATGCGAACCGTCGCCGCGTGGAGATCGCACGCGCGCTCGCGCTCAAGCCGCGCCTGCTGCTGCTCGACGAGCCCACGGCCGGCATGAACGAAAGCGAGACCGCCGAGATGCTGGAGATCATTCGCGGCCTCAAGGCACGCGGCCAGACCATCCTGCTGATCGAACACAAGCTCGATCTCGTGATGCAGTTGTCGGACCGCGTGGTGGTGCTCGACGACGGCCGCAAGATCGCCGAGGGCCTGCCCGACGAGGTGCGCAACGACCCGGCCGTGATCGAGGCCTACCTCGGCCATCGCCATGTGGGCGAGGCGCGCGACGTACGTGAAGCAAGCGAAGAAGCGGTGCCCGCATGA
- a CDS encoding RcnB family protein, giving the protein MISNSKSMAVAVAALAMCMAAGSAFAQDRRFDGRPGDGRPGDGRYEQRDRNFDRGGPRGGYRGNQDFRDGRQFDRRGFPQPHVEWRRGGRVPPEYLGRNYVVNDWRGYRLQAPPRGYQWVGVGGDFVLAAIATGVIANIIAGQ; this is encoded by the coding sequence ATGATCAGCAATTCAAAGAGCATGGCCGTCGCTGTCGCGGCGCTCGCGATGTGCATGGCCGCGGGGAGCGCCTTTGCGCAAGACCGCCGCTTCGACGGACGCCCCGGCGATGGCCGCCCTGGTGACGGTCGTTATGAACAGCGCGACCGCAACTTCGATCGCGGTGGCCCACGTGGCGGCTACCGCGGCAACCAGGACTTCCGCGACGGCCGCCAGTTCGATCGCCGTGGCTTTCCGCAGCCGCACGTCGAATGGCGCCGCGGTGGCCGCGTGCCGCCCGAGTACCTGGGCCGCAACTACGTGGTGAACGACTGGCGCGGCTATCGCCTGCAGGCACCACCCCGTGGCTATCAATGGGTTGGCGTGGGCGGGGACTTCGTGCTCGCGGCCATTGCCACCGGCGTGATCGCGAACATCATCGCAGGCCAGTAA
- a CDS encoding CysB family HTH-type transcriptional regulator produces MNFQQLRSVREAVRCGFNLTEVAHTLHTSQPGVSRQIRELEEELGIELFVRAGKRLTGLTEPGGHVLPIIERMLMESSNLRHAGQEFVAQQSGLLSVAATHSQARYAMPVAVQEFRTQFPNVKLHLHQGSPKQIAQMLLDGEADVGIATEALGDYPQLVALPCYRWTHSVIVPPEHPLLDAPLTLDALTRYPLITYDTGFTGRSRIDEAFEQRGLQPNIVLAAMDADVIKTYVQLGLGVGIVAGVAYEAERDTQLRALDAGRLFGINLTKLAVRRGTYLRKYVYAFIESFAPTLTRAVVEKALGDEARASHYEI; encoded by the coding sequence ATGAACTTTCAACAACTGCGCTCGGTACGCGAGGCCGTTCGTTGCGGCTTCAACCTGACCGAAGTCGCGCACACCCTTCACACCTCCCAGCCCGGCGTGAGCCGGCAGATCCGCGAACTCGAAGAGGAACTCGGCATCGAGCTCTTCGTGCGCGCCGGCAAGCGGCTGACCGGCCTCACAGAGCCGGGTGGCCATGTGCTGCCGATCATCGAGCGCATGCTCATGGAGAGCAGCAACCTGCGGCACGCCGGACAGGAGTTCGTCGCGCAGCAGAGCGGCCTGCTTTCGGTGGCGGCCACCCATTCGCAGGCACGCTACGCGATGCCGGTGGCGGTGCAGGAATTCCGCACGCAGTTTCCGAACGTGAAACTGCACCTGCACCAAGGCTCGCCCAAGCAGATCGCGCAGATGCTGCTCGACGGCGAGGCCGACGTGGGCATTGCCACCGAAGCATTGGGCGACTACCCGCAACTGGTCGCCCTGCCCTGCTACCGCTGGACGCATTCGGTGATCGTGCCGCCGGAGCATCCGCTGCTCGATGCACCGCTCACGCTCGATGCGCTCACACGCTATCCGCTGATTACCTACGACACCGGCTTCACCGGCCGTTCGCGCATCGATGAGGCCTTCGAGCAGCGCGGGCTGCAGCCCAACATCGTGCTCGCCGCAATGGATGCCGACGTGATCAAGACCTACGTGCAGTTGGGCCTGGGCGTGGGCATCGTGGCCGGTGTGGCCTATGAAGCGGAGCGCGACACGCAACTGCGTGCGCTCGACGCGGGGCGCCTGTTCGGCATCAACCTCACCAAGCTCGCGGTGCGGCGCGGCACCTACCTGCGCAAGTACGTCTATGCGTTCATCGAGTCGTTCGCACCCACGTTGACGCGTGCGGTTGTGGAGAAGGCTTTGGGCGATGAGGCAAGGGCATCGCACTACGAAATCTAG
- a CDS encoding ABC transporter ATP-binding protein yields MIATVARTGLLAPSPLRGEGWGEGLPERSAAPASNAATQPLLQLRKINSFYGPVQAHFDLDIEVRKGQIVSLLGGNASGKSTTMKIVLGLLKPRSGEVNFNGASTLGLSTPQIIRKGIGSVPEARRLFPAMSVRENLLMGAYARSDRKGVAEDLERMLELFPRVAERIEFQAGTLSGGEQQMVAMARALMGRPQLICMDEPTMGLSPLYVDKVLELIARINSQGVSVFMVEQNASLALQIAHHGYVLQTGRIVLSGPARELLADARIRDAYLGGEGAARTAS; encoded by the coding sequence ATGATCGCCACCGTCGCCCGCACCGGCCTTCTTGCCCCCTCGCCCCTGCGGGGAGAGGGCTGGGGTGAGGGGCTGCCCGAACGCAGCGCGGCACCCGCCTCCAATGCCGCTACGCAACCCCTGCTGCAACTCAGAAAGATCAACAGCTTCTACGGCCCCGTGCAGGCCCACTTCGACCTCGACATCGAAGTGCGCAAGGGCCAGATCGTCAGCCTGCTCGGCGGCAACGCCAGCGGCAAGTCGACCACGATGAAGATCGTGCTCGGGCTGCTCAAGCCGCGCTCGGGTGAAGTCAACTTCAACGGCGCATCCACGCTCGGCCTGAGCACGCCGCAGATTATCCGCAAGGGCATCGGCTCGGTGCCCGAGGCGCGCCGCCTGTTCCCCGCGATGAGCGTGCGCGAGAACCTGCTCATGGGCGCCTATGCGCGCAGCGACCGCAAGGGCGTGGCCGAAGACCTCGAACGCATGCTCGAGCTGTTTCCGCGTGTGGCCGAGCGCATCGAGTTCCAGGCCGGCACGCTCTCGGGTGGCGAGCAGCAGATGGTGGCGATGGCGCGCGCGCTCATGGGCCGCCCGCAACTCATCTGCATGGACGAGCCGACCATGGGCCTGTCGCCGCTGTATGTCGACAAGGTGCTCGAACTCATCGCGCGCATCAACAGCCAGGGCGTCTCGGTCTTCATGGTCGAGCAGAACGCCAGCCTGGCACTGCAGATCGCGCACCACGGCTACGTGCTGCAGACCGGGCGCATCGTGCTGTCGGGCCCGGCGCGCGAGCTGCTGGCCGATGCGCGCATCCGCGATGCCTACCTCGGCGGCGAGGGCGCAGCCCGCACCGCCTCTTGA
- a CDS encoding winged helix-turn-helix transcriptional regulator produces the protein MATQQKSLCPINLALEVLGDRWSLLIVRDMMFAGKRHFREFLQSEEGISSNILTERLNTLVEHGVLTKTDDPSHKQKAIYSLTPRGIDLLPVVTQLGIWGRKHRPATKQSAAPAAALEKGGLPLQKKMQAEMRKAHIAGRSA, from the coding sequence ATGGCCACCCAACAAAAATCGCTGTGCCCGATCAACCTCGCGCTCGAAGTCCTCGGCGACCGTTGGAGCCTGCTGATCGTTCGCGACATGATGTTTGCCGGCAAGCGGCATTTCCGGGAGTTCCTGCAGTCCGAGGAAGGCATCTCCTCGAACATCCTGACCGAGCGGCTGAACACGCTCGTCGAACACGGCGTGCTCACCAAGACCGACGACCCGAGCCACAAGCAGAAGGCCATCTACAGCCTCACGCCGAGGGGCATCGACCTGCTGCCGGTGGTGACGCAGCTCGGCATCTGGGGGCGCAAGCACCGGCCGGCAACGAAGCAAAGCGCAGCGCCCGCGGCAGCGCTCGAAAAAGGCGGCCTGCCGCTGCAAAAGAAGATGCAGGCCGAGATGCGCAAGGCGCACATCGCGGGCCGATCGGCCTGA
- a CDS encoding dihydrofolate reductase family protein, producing MRKLVLQMQMSVDGYVSPANGNLDWQVWGWGDRWAWDDGLKEDFNTVFDGVDTILLSRKIAQEGYLDHWGRAAKNYPANPHYAFAQKVVDAQKVVLTDKLKASRWERTVIARGGMADEVNALKRQGGKSILCIGGVGFASSLVAQGLVDEFQFFVNPTAVGGGRSVFHDTQQGHKLRLLQSTGYECGVVVNRYAPI from the coding sequence ATGCGAAAGCTCGTGCTGCAGATGCAGATGTCCGTCGATGGTTACGTCTCGCCAGCCAACGGCAATCTCGACTGGCAGGTGTGGGGGTGGGGCGATCGCTGGGCCTGGGACGATGGGTTGAAGGAAGACTTCAACACTGTCTTCGACGGCGTCGACACCATCTTGCTGAGCCGCAAGATCGCGCAGGAGGGCTACCTCGACCACTGGGGGCGTGCCGCGAAGAACTATCCGGCGAACCCGCACTACGCCTTTGCACAGAAGGTGGTCGATGCGCAGAAGGTCGTGCTCACCGACAAGCTGAAGGCATCGCGCTGGGAGCGCACCGTCATCGCGCGCGGCGGCATGGCCGATGAAGTGAACGCGCTCAAACGGCAGGGTGGAAAGAGCATCCTCTGCATCGGCGGCGTGGGCTTCGCGTCCTCGCTCGTGGCGCAGGGGCTGGTCGACGAGTTCCAGTTCTTCGTCAATCCCACGGCCGTGGGCGGCGGTCGCTCGGTGTTTCACGACACGCAGCAGGGCCACAAACTGCGCCTGCTTCAATCCACGGGCTACGAATGCGGTGTCGTGGTCAACCGCTACGCCCCGATTTGA
- a CDS encoding CPBP family intramembrane glutamic endopeptidase codes for MVSSLFGYLVSILPAGVLALALLLLIPRALVGARVAVHILFFILARDAMSPAGFWQLDAGSMRLSGSAPVLFALAGMSAALVIGVAWLERGAREGMAWWGKGRMVPSVLWGVLGAVVVTAIAAALKTALGLPSLPAPDSSMYAPILVFALLGNAYEELLFRGMLQQRLGQHMSATRAWVVAAVLFSLCHAWLALIVTRVGLPVLVFTLIEGLVAGFVYRRAGLLGATLAHGLAIFALAIGLY; via the coding sequence ATGGTTTCTTCACTGTTCGGCTACCTCGTTTCGATTCTGCCTGCGGGCGTGCTCGCGCTGGCTCTGCTGCTGCTGATTCCACGCGCTCTGGTGGGCGCGCGGGTGGCCGTGCACATCCTGTTCTTCATCCTGGCGCGCGATGCCATGAGCCCTGCGGGTTTCTGGCAACTGGACGCGGGCTCGATGCGCCTGAGCGGATCGGCGCCGGTGCTGTTTGCGCTGGCGGGCATGTCTGCCGCGCTGGTCATCGGCGTGGCCTGGCTGGAGCGCGGGGCGCGCGAGGGCATGGCGTGGTGGGGCAAGGGGCGCATGGTGCCGTCGGTGCTCTGGGGCGTGCTGGGTGCGGTGGTCGTTACCGCCATCGCTGCGGCATTGAAAACTGCGCTGGGGCTGCCATCGCTGCCGGCGCCGGACTCTTCCATGTACGCGCCGATCCTGGTCTTCGCGCTGCTGGGCAATGCCTACGAAGAACTGCTGTTTCGCGGCATGCTGCAGCAGCGCTTGGGACAGCACATGTCGGCGACGCGCGCGTGGGTCGTGGCAGCAGTGCTGTTCAGCCTGTGTCATGCGTGGCTGGCGTTGATCGTCACGCGCGTGGGCCTGCCGGTGCTGGTCTTCACGCTGATCGAAGGGCTGGTCGCGGGCTTCGTGTACCGGCGTGCGGGCTTGCTGGGTGCCACGCTGGCGCACGGTCTTGCGATCTTCGCGCTCGCGATCGGCTTGTACTGA